A single region of the Pontibacter kalidii genome encodes:
- a CDS encoding RidA family protein, producing the protein MAHTIINSPKAPAPIGPYSQATMANGVLYVSGQIPLNQESGELVSSSIEEETHMVMKNLQFILSEAGMDFSNVVKCSIFVKDLNNFGKINETYGSYFTSNPPARETVEVSRLPKDVNVEISCIAVK; encoded by the coding sequence ATGGCACATACCATCATCAACTCTCCCAAGGCACCGGCTCCTATCGGTCCATACAGCCAGGCAACTATGGCTAACGGCGTACTTTATGTTTCAGGCCAGATTCCGTTGAACCAGGAATCCGGCGAGCTGGTAAGCAGCAGCATCGAAGAAGAAACACACATGGTGATGAAAAACCTGCAGTTTATACTTTCAGAAGCAGGTATGGACTTCAGCAATGTGGTAAAGTGCTCCATATTTGTGAAGGACCTGAACAACTTTGGGAAGATCAACGAAACCTACGGCAGCTACTTCACCAGCAACCCGCCTGCCCGCGAAACCGTGGAGGTAAGCCGCCTGCCCAAGGATGTGAACGTGGAGATTTCGTGTATTGCAGTGAAGTAG
- a CDS encoding 3-hydroxyacyl-CoA dehydrogenase family protein, with the protein MHIVVLSGPEMAAEFKQKFQEEREGVSYTFLQSHSLLDEQLKPADVVFDFLLHENPERLSMYAPGQVVFCNAATVQLAALASQADLEQPGMLIGFNGLPTLFNRPVLEVSVLHKGCEAKLQEVCQTLGTDYLLVDDRVGMVTPRILCMIINEACYTLQEQTAGIADIDLGMKLGTNYPKGPFEWANQIGVKNVYQVLQAVYEDTKEERYKICPLLKTKYLKGESF; encoded by the coding sequence ATGCACATTGTTGTTTTGTCTGGCCCGGAAATGGCCGCTGAGTTCAAGCAAAAGTTTCAGGAGGAGCGGGAAGGTGTAAGCTATACTTTCCTGCAAAGCCATAGCCTGCTGGATGAGCAACTGAAACCCGCCGATGTGGTGTTTGATTTCCTGCTGCACGAGAATCCGGAACGCCTGAGCATGTACGCACCAGGGCAGGTAGTGTTCTGCAACGCTGCCACCGTGCAACTGGCCGCGCTGGCCAGCCAGGCAGACCTGGAGCAGCCTGGTATGTTAATTGGCTTCAACGGTCTACCTACATTGTTTAACCGTCCGGTGCTGGAGGTGAGCGTGCTGCACAAGGGCTGCGAGGCGAAGCTGCAGGAAGTATGCCAGACGCTGGGCACCGATTATTTGCTGGTGGATGACCGCGTAGGTATGGTGACGCCCCGCATCCTCTGCATGATCATCAACGAGGCCTGTTATACACTACAGGAGCAAACAGCCGGCATAGCCGACATAGATTTGGGTATGAAGCTCGGCACCAACTACCCGAAAGGCCCCTTTGAGTGGGCCAACCAGATCGGCGTAAAAAATGTGTACCAGGTGCTGCAGGCGGTGTACGAAGACACCAAAGAAGAGCGCTACAAGATTTGCCCCCTGCTGAAGACAAAGTATCTGAAAGGAGAGAGCTTCTAA
- the glmS gene encoding glutamine--fructose-6-phosphate transaminase (isomerizing), with product MCGIVAYVGHREASPIIIKGLKRLEYRGYDSAGIALMNGDLNVYKRKGKVAELEAFIAEQDTHGNIGMGHTRWATHGEPNDVNAHPHYSTSRNIAIIHNGIIENYASLKKLLLEKGHTFQSDTDSEVFINLIEDIRTNNDCTLPEAVRLAMHEVVGAYAIVVLAKDSPNQLIAARKGSPLVVGIGEGEYFLASDATPIIEYTNEVVYLNDYELAIINNGELDIRTKEDVKQTPYVQHLEMELESIEKGGYEHFMLKEIFEQPRSILDSMRGRMIAESNHLMMSGIREFENKFVNADRIIIVACGTSWHAGLVAEYLIEDLARIPVEVEYASEFRYRNPIINEKDIVIAISQSGETADTLAALELAKAKGATIFGICNVVGSSIARATDAGAYTHAGPEIGVASTKAFTAQVTVLTLIAMIIGSKRGTLETTKLHELMVELETIPAKVEEALKLNDQIVEIAEQYKDAPNCIYLGRGYNFPVALEGALKLKEISYIHAEGYPAAEMKHGPIALIDEQMPVVVIATKDSSYEKIVSNVQEVKARKGKIIAIVTEGDTTIPAMADHVIEIPETSEHLMPLLSVIPLQLLSYHIAVMRGCNVDQPRNLAKSVTVE from the coding sequence ATGTGTGGAATTGTAGCTTACGTTGGGCATCGGGAGGCGAGCCCAATTATTATCAAGGGCCTGAAGAGGCTCGAGTACCGCGGGTACGACAGTGCGGGCATCGCGCTGATGAACGGCGACCTGAATGTTTACAAGAGGAAAGGCAAAGTAGCCGAACTGGAGGCCTTTATTGCTGAGCAGGACACGCACGGCAACATTGGCATGGGTCACACCCGCTGGGCCACCCATGGTGAGCCGAACGATGTGAACGCGCACCCGCATTACTCCACCTCGCGCAACATCGCCATTATTCATAATGGCATTATCGAGAACTATGCTTCTCTTAAAAAGCTCCTGCTCGAGAAAGGCCATACGTTCCAGTCGGACACTGACTCGGAGGTATTCATTAACCTGATCGAGGACATCCGAACGAACAACGACTGCACGCTGCCGGAGGCCGTGCGCCTGGCCATGCACGAGGTGGTTGGTGCTTACGCGATTGTGGTACTGGCCAAAGACAGCCCGAACCAGCTGATTGCGGCACGCAAAGGCAGCCCGCTGGTAGTGGGTATTGGCGAGGGCGAGTATTTCCTGGCATCAGACGCTACTCCGATCATCGAGTATACCAACGAGGTAGTATACCTGAATGATTACGAGCTGGCGATCATCAACAACGGGGAGTTGGACATCCGCACCAAGGAAGACGTGAAGCAGACGCCGTACGTGCAGCACCTGGAGATGGAGCTGGAGTCGATCGAGAAAGGCGGCTATGAGCACTTCATGCTGAAGGAGATCTTCGAGCAGCCGCGCTCTATCCTGGACAGCATGCGCGGCCGCATGATTGCCGAGAGCAACCACCTGATGATGTCGGGTATCCGCGAGTTCGAAAATAAGTTCGTAAACGCTGACAGAATCATTATAGTGGCCTGCGGCACCTCCTGGCACGCCGGTCTGGTGGCCGAGTACCTGATCGAGGACCTGGCGCGGATACCGGTGGAAGTGGAGTACGCCTCTGAGTTCCGTTACCGCAACCCGATCATCAACGAGAAAGACATCGTTATCGCCATATCGCAGTCCGGTGAGACGGCTGACACGCTGGCGGCGCTGGAGCTGGCCAAGGCGAAGGGCGCTACGATCTTCGGTATCTGTAACGTGGTGGGCTCCTCTATTGCAAGAGCAACAGACGCTGGTGCTTACACGCACGCCGGACCGGAGATCGGTGTGGCCAGCACCAAGGCCTTCACGGCACAGGTGACCGTCCTCACGCTCATCGCCATGATCATCGGCAGCAAACGCGGCACCCTGGAGACCACCAAGCTCCATGAGCTGATGGTGGAGCTGGAAACCATCCCTGCCAAGGTGGAGGAGGCGCTGAAGCTGAACGACCAGATCGTGGAGATTGCCGAGCAGTACAAGGACGCCCCCAACTGCATTTACCTGGGCCGTGGCTACAACTTCCCGGTTGCCCTGGAAGGCGCGCTGAAGCTGAAGGAGATTTCTTACATCCACGCGGAAGGCTACCCTGCCGCCGAGATGAAGCACGGCCCGATCGCCCTGATCGACGAGCAGATGCCGGTGGTGGTAATCGCCACGAAGGACAGTTCTTATGAGAAGATCGTATCGAACGTGCAGGAAGTAAAAGCCCGCAAAGGCAAGATCATCGCCATTGTAACCGAAGGCGACACGACCATCCCGGCCATGGCCGACCACGTGATCGAGATCCCGGAGACAAGCGAGCACCTAATGCCGCTGCTGTCTGTAATTCCGCTGCAGCTGCTGTCTTACCACATTGCGGTGATGCGCGGCTGTAACGTGGACCAGCCACGAAACCTGGCCAAGTCGGTTACGGTGGAGTAG
- a CDS encoding glycogen/starch synthase translates to MSKLRILYAATEINPFLQTTKVAEFLQTLPQGMQERGMEIRIFVPRFGLINERKNRLHEVVRLSGINIAVGDDEKPLVIKVASIPNAKLQVYFIDNEDYFHRKSVFVDKNNKFHQDNDERAIFFCKGVLETVKKLGWAPDIVHCNDWMTGLIPMYLKTTYKKDPIFKDSKSMFTVYNNSYTHKFSEDLLEKVKMLDIDDSMLTHLESADTNAFIKCGMEYADAVIKTNEDFSDNINALFSDFMKKKTISTVCADDTLLDNYYNLYNELSK, encoded by the coding sequence ATGTCAAAATTGCGAATCCTTTACGCCGCCACCGAGATCAATCCCTTCTTACAAACCACGAAAGTAGCAGAGTTTTTACAGACACTGCCGCAGGGTATGCAGGAGCGAGGGATGGAGATCCGGATCTTTGTTCCGCGGTTCGGCCTCATTAACGAGCGCAAGAACCGTTTGCACGAAGTGGTGCGTCTGTCGGGCATCAACATCGCCGTGGGTGACGATGAAAAACCCTTAGTTATCAAAGTAGCCTCTATCCCAAATGCGAAGCTACAGGTTTATTTTATTGATAACGAAGATTATTTCCACAGAAAGTCGGTTTTCGTGGACAAGAACAACAAATTCCACCAGGACAACGACGAGCGCGCCATCTTCTTCTGCAAGGGTGTACTGGAGACGGTGAAGAAACTGGGCTGGGCCCCGGACATTGTGCATTGCAACGACTGGATGACGGGCCTGATCCCGATGTACCTGAAAACCACGTACAAGAAGGATCCTATCTTTAAAGATTCCAAGTCGATGTTCACCGTGTACAACAACAGCTATACGCACAAGTTTAGCGAGGATTTGCTGGAGAAGGTGAAGATGCTGGACATTGACGACAGCATGCTGACGCACCTGGAGTCTGCCGATACGAATGCCTTTATTAAGTGCGGAATGGAGTATGCCGATGCAGTTATCAAGACAAACGAGGATTTCAGCGATAACATCAACGCCCTATTCTCTGACTTTATGAAGAAGAAGACTATCAGCACTGTTTGCGCCGACGACACTCTTCTGGATAATTACTATAATTTGTATAACGAATTAAGTAAATAA
- the panC gene encoding pantoate--beta-alanine ligase, producing MEVIERVSIIRDRMQALRCSGKRIGFVPTMGALHEGHLQLLRASAQENDVTVCSIFVNPTQFNNPDDYRLYPRTLEQDTALLRSVGCDILFAPHAEEVYAQQSLLQFSFGPLEAVMEGEHRPGHFNGVATVVGKLFHFVQPHRAYFGQKDLQQVAVVKQLVQGLSFGVEVVRYPTIREEDGLAMSSRNKRLEAGQRQVATMLHGALQLAKEQLVKKPVYTIKATVEAYLTSANEIRLEYFEIVHPDTLQPLAEVQPGQEAALCIAAYVGPVRLIDNILVNLNGGQIVEGEERQ from the coding sequence ATGGAAGTTATAGAGCGGGTCAGTATCATCCGGGATCGTATGCAGGCCCTGCGCTGCAGCGGCAAACGCATCGGCTTCGTGCCAACCATGGGCGCCCTGCACGAGGGGCACCTGCAGCTGCTGCGTGCTTCGGCGCAGGAGAACGACGTTACCGTTTGCAGCATCTTCGTAAATCCGACCCAGTTCAACAACCCCGACGATTACAGGCTATACCCCCGCACCCTGGAGCAGGACACCGCGCTGCTGAGATCAGTTGGCTGCGACATTCTGTTTGCCCCGCATGCAGAGGAGGTATATGCACAACAGTCGTTGCTGCAGTTTAGTTTCGGCCCTTTGGAAGCCGTGATGGAAGGGGAGCACCGTCCGGGACACTTCAACGGGGTGGCCACCGTGGTAGGCAAGCTTTTCCACTTTGTGCAGCCGCACCGCGCCTACTTCGGGCAAAAGGACCTGCAGCAGGTGGCGGTTGTGAAGCAGCTGGTGCAGGGGCTGAGCTTTGGTGTGGAGGTGGTGCGCTACCCGACCATCCGTGAGGAGGACGGGCTGGCGATGTCGTCGAGGAACAAGCGCCTGGAGGCAGGACAGCGGCAGGTGGCCACCATGCTTCACGGCGCGCTGCAGCTGGCCAAAGAACAGCTCGTCAAGAAGCCCGTTTATACGATTAAAGCGACCGTGGAAGCTTACCTGACAAGTGCAAATGAGATAAGGCTGGAGTACTTCGAGATCGTGCACCCCGATACGTTGCAGCCGCTGGCGGAGGTGCAGCCGGGGCAGGAGGCGGCGTTGTGCATCGCCGCCTATGTGGGTCCCGTTCGCCTGATCGACAACATCCTGGTGAATCTAAACGGGGGGCAGATTGTTGAGGGGGAAGAGAGACAATAA
- the panD gene encoding aspartate 1-decarboxylase, which translates to MYIEVLKSKIHRCKVTQAELHYVGSITVDEDLMDAANIVENEKVQIVNINNGERFETYVIKGERGTGTICLNGPAARKVQVGDVVIIISYCSIKFEDAKSHTPTLVFPDQHNRLV; encoded by the coding sequence ATGTATATTGAGGTTTTAAAATCCAAAATCCACCGTTGTAAGGTTACGCAGGCAGAACTGCACTATGTTGGCAGCATCACTGTAGATGAGGACCTGATGGACGCTGCTAACATCGTGGAGAATGAGAAAGTACAGATTGTGAACATCAACAACGGAGAGCGCTTCGAGACCTATGTGATCAAGGGCGAGCGCGGCACCGGCACCATCTGCCTGAACGGCCCCGCGGCCCGTAAGGTGCAGGTGGGCGATGTGGTGATCATCATCTCTTACTGCAGCATTAAATTTGAAGATGCTAAAAGCCATACGCCTACGCTGGTGTTCCCGGACCAGCACAACCGCCTGGTATAA
- a CDS encoding lysylphosphatidylglycerol synthase transmembrane domain-containing protein — MNKLLSFLKYVLLLGVSAFLMWYALKELDFQKMWAEFQNADYGWVMVSVLMGVLAYLSRAMRWQMQIRPTGHNPPLRNTYNAMMVGYVANLVLPRMGEVMRCTMLRRSDNVPINTGFGTVIAERIIDMVMLLLVVGLTFLIEFGRIRDFFLSLFTDKYTNLEQSISSLYWAFWVILILTTAMLFIGLRYLSLLRKNVYFRKAVRFAKGMLKGVFSITKLENQPAFWGHTVFVWLMYYGMSLAVFYALPATAGLGWGAALSVLLAGTLGMAAPVQGGIGVYHLMVQATLLLYGVPKEAGMAYALLAHTSQTLLVVVMGVISFMASMLGRSKQVTQQSHTSVNAHELKR, encoded by the coding sequence ATGAATAAACTGCTCTCGTTTCTGAAGTACGTGCTGCTGCTGGGGGTGTCCGCATTCCTGATGTGGTACGCACTTAAGGAGCTGGACTTCCAGAAAATGTGGGCAGAGTTCCAAAACGCAGACTATGGCTGGGTGATGGTGTCGGTGCTGATGGGCGTGCTGGCCTACCTGAGCCGGGCCATGCGCTGGCAGATGCAGATAAGGCCCACCGGCCACAACCCACCGCTCCGCAACACCTACAACGCCATGATGGTGGGGTACGTGGCCAACCTCGTGCTGCCCCGGATGGGGGAGGTGATGCGTTGTACGATGCTTCGCCGCTCCGATAACGTGCCAATTAATACTGGCTTCGGCACCGTGATAGCAGAGCGCATCATTGACATGGTAATGCTGCTGCTGGTGGTGGGACTCACCTTCCTGATAGAGTTCGGCCGCATCCGCGACTTTTTCCTAAGCCTCTTTACCGACAAGTATACGAACCTGGAGCAAAGTATAAGCTCGCTGTACTGGGCGTTCTGGGTAATACTTATTTTGACCACGGCGATGCTGTTTATTGGCCTGCGCTACCTAAGCCTGCTGCGCAAGAACGTATACTTCCGAAAGGCGGTGCGTTTCGCCAAAGGCATGCTGAAAGGTGTGTTTAGCATTACGAAGCTCGAGAACCAGCCTGCTTTCTGGGGCCACACCGTGTTTGTCTGGCTGATGTACTACGGCATGAGCCTGGCCGTATTCTACGCGCTCCCGGCCACTGCCGGGTTGGGCTGGGGCGCTGCGCTCTCTGTGCTGCTGGCGGGTACGCTGGGCATGGCGGCGCCGGTGCAGGGCGGCATTGGCGTGTACCACCTGATGGTGCAGGCTACCTTGCTGCTCTACGGCGTGCCCAAAGAGGCCGGCATGGCCTACGCACTGCTGGCCCATACTTCGCAAACACTTTTGGTAGTTGTAATGGGAGTGATTAGTTTTATGGCAAGTATGCTGGGCCGCTCAAAGCAGGTAACACAGCAAAGCCATACTTCTGTCAATGCCCATGAACTCAAAAGATAA
- the rfaE2 gene encoding D-glycero-beta-D-manno-heptose 1-phosphate adenylyltransferase, with product MNSKDKIYTLPHLLEQVQSWRSQGQKIVFTNGCFDLLHLGHVDYLEKAKHLGDKLVLGLNTDASISRIKGPSRPLQDEMSRARVMASLLFVDAVVLFNEETPLELIKAVQPDILVKGDDYAVEQIVGHEVVQARGGAVKTVPLVKGYSTTNIVKKIEDNNNAK from the coding sequence ATGAACTCAAAAGATAAGATCTATACCCTTCCGCACCTGCTGGAGCAGGTGCAAAGCTGGCGCAGTCAAGGCCAGAAAATCGTTTTTACCAACGGCTGCTTCGACCTGCTGCACCTGGGCCACGTCGATTACCTGGAAAAGGCGAAACATCTTGGCGATAAGCTTGTTTTGGGGTTAAATACGGATGCCTCTATCAGCCGTATAAAAGGGCCCAGCCGCCCGTTGCAGGACGAAATGTCACGCGCGCGCGTTATGGCATCCCTTTTGTTTGTAGATGCCGTAGTGCTCTTTAACGAAGAAACGCCGCTGGAGCTAATCAAGGCTGTACAACCGGATATACTGGTAAAAGGCGATGACTATGCTGTAGAGCAGATTGTGGGGCATGAGGTGGTGCAGGCCCGCGGCGGAGCGGTAAAGACCGTGCCGCTGGTAAAAGGCTACTCCACCACCAACATCGTAAAGAAAATAGAAGACAACAATAACGCTAAATAA
- a CDS encoding zinc metallopeptidase: MLGIYFIGIVFMLISMGVSARLKSKFKKYSQTPLSSGLSGREVAEMMLRDNGITDVKVMSVAGRLTDHYNPADKTVNLSEYVYEARSAAAAAVAAHECGHAVQHARAYSFLKFRSAMVPALSIASRYMQWIILIGILMIQATPVPLAIGVALFGLTTLFSFITLPVEFDASKRALAWIDQRGIVTTQEHAMAKDALKWAALTYVVAALGSLATLLYYVSLLMGRRE; this comes from the coding sequence ATGCTCGGAATATATTTTATAGGTATTGTATTCATGCTGATCAGCATGGGAGTAAGTGCCCGGCTGAAAAGCAAGTTTAAGAAATACTCCCAGACGCCGCTGAGCTCTGGCCTGAGTGGCCGGGAGGTGGCGGAGATGATGCTGCGCGATAACGGCATCACAGACGTGAAGGTGATGTCGGTGGCGGGCCGCCTGACGGACCACTACAACCCGGCTGACAAGACTGTGAACCTGAGTGAGTATGTGTACGAGGCCCGTAGTGCCGCCGCCGCCGCTGTGGCGGCCCACGAATGCGGGCACGCTGTGCAGCATGCCAGGGCCTATAGTTTCCTGAAGTTCCGCTCGGCCATGGTGCCTGCGCTTAGTATCGCCTCGCGCTACATGCAGTGGATCATCCTGATCGGTATCCTGATGATACAGGCTACCCCTGTGCCGTTGGCGATAGGTGTGGCGCTGTTTGGCCTTACTACGCTGTTTAGCTTTATCACCCTGCCGGTGGAGTTTGACGCGAGCAAGCGTGCCCTGGCCTGGATAGACCAGCGTGGCATTGTAACCACACAGGAGCATGCGATGGCAAAAGACGCCCTGAAGTGGGCCGCCCTTACCTACGTGGTGGCTGCCCTTGGCTCGCTGGCCACGCTGCTGTACTACGTGTCGCTGCTGATGGGACGCCGCGAATAA
- a CDS encoding acyl-CoA dehydrogenase: MNFELTEEHLAVQAAARDFAQTELLPGVIERDEHQKFPAEQVKKMGELGFLGMMVDPQYGGGGMDTISYVLAMEEISKVDASASVVMSVNNSLVCWGLEKFGTEEQKQKYLPRLATGEIIGAFCLSEPEAGSDATSQRTTAEDKGDYYLLNGTKNWITNGSTASVYLVIAQTYPEKGHRGINALIVERGMEGFTVGLKENKLGIRGSDTHSLMFSDVKVPKGNRIGEDGFGFKFAMQTLAGGRIGIASQALGIASGAMELALKYAKERKAFGVEIAKHQAIQFKLADMATNIEAARLLCLQAAYDKDAHRDYGMSGAMAKLFASKVAMETTVEAVQIHGGYGFVKEYHVERLMRDAKITQIYEGTSEIQKIVISREMLK; the protein is encoded by the coding sequence ATGAATTTTGAACTAACAGAGGAACACTTGGCGGTGCAGGCTGCCGCACGCGATTTTGCCCAGACCGAACTGCTTCCAGGCGTTATTGAGCGCGACGAGCACCAGAAGTTCCCGGCTGAGCAAGTCAAAAAGATGGGTGAGCTGGGCTTTTTAGGTATGATGGTAGACCCGCAGTATGGCGGTGGCGGCATGGACACAATTTCTTACGTGCTGGCCATGGAAGAGATCTCTAAAGTAGATGCTTCTGCCTCTGTGGTGATGTCTGTGAACAACTCGTTGGTGTGCTGGGGCCTTGAGAAGTTCGGTACGGAGGAGCAGAAGCAGAAATACCTGCCCAGGCTGGCTACCGGCGAGATTATCGGTGCTTTCTGCCTTTCTGAGCCGGAAGCGGGTTCAGATGCCACCTCACAGCGCACCACAGCCGAAGACAAAGGAGATTATTATCTTTTGAATGGTACTAAAAACTGGATAACGAACGGTAGTACGGCATCCGTTTACCTTGTAATAGCACAAACCTACCCCGAAAAAGGACATCGTGGCATAAATGCACTGATCGTTGAGCGTGGTATGGAAGGCTTTACAGTAGGATTAAAGGAAAATAAATTAGGAATTCGTGGGTCTGATACCCACTCTTTAATGTTTTCTGACGTAAAAGTACCAAAAGGGAATAGGATTGGTGAAGACGGCTTCGGATTTAAGTTTGCGATGCAAACACTGGCTGGAGGACGCATCGGCATCGCATCCCAGGCCTTGGGCATCGCTTCAGGAGCCATGGAGCTTGCCTTGAAATACGCCAAGGAGCGTAAGGCCTTCGGTGTGGAGATCGCCAAACACCAAGCTATACAGTTTAAACTGGCCGATATGGCAACAAACATCGAGGCTGCCCGCTTGTTGTGTCTACAGGCCGCATACGACAAAGATGCCCACCGCGACTATGGCATGTCTGGTGCAATGGCTAAACTATTTGCCTCTAAAGTAGCGATGGAAACAACCGTGGAAGCAGTGCAGATACATGGCGGTTACGGTTTCGTAAAAGAGTACCATGTGGAGCGTCTGATGCGTGATGCTAAGATCACACAAATTTACGAAGGCACTTCTGAGATACAGAAAATAGTAATTTCGAGAGAAATGCTGAAGTAA
- a CDS encoding AraC family transcriptional regulator, with translation MEDYNKIIESLGVRFIKAKNLVLQQPFTVRNYYDVGNNLILLHKGSIFFGDEEQAVEEGELLFIPGGRSTKVTYGPSGEGKSITNDDLITNREKFFRSNNDLDLIGDAEESHSYVSFEAKVFDSVNFFASLDLPAFLISNNTKLANLVIKVVEENMQELPGKERLINLYTEQIVVEIVRHILKNRMFVEQLATNSTYFKDPRLIDLFNYIKENLGGDLSNKVLSNVANVSEDYVGQYFKMLTGINPQDYIEYQRMERAVFLLRTTKKSIREIGKEVGYKDTAYFCRRFKMMFGIPAGKMRRRESAMNI, from the coding sequence ATGGAAGATTACAATAAGATTATTGAGTCGCTTGGGGTGCGATTCATTAAGGCTAAGAATCTGGTGTTGCAGCAGCCGTTTACGGTGCGCAACTACTACGATGTAGGTAATAATTTGATCCTGCTGCACAAGGGCAGTATCTTTTTCGGTGACGAGGAACAGGCGGTAGAAGAAGGGGAACTTCTATTCATACCTGGTGGCCGCAGCACCAAAGTTACCTATGGCCCGTCTGGTGAAGGAAAGTCCATCACAAATGACGACCTGATCACGAACAGAGAGAAGTTCTTCAGAAGCAACAACGACCTGGACCTGATCGGTGACGCTGAGGAAAGCCACAGCTATGTGAGCTTTGAGGCTAAAGTATTTGATTCGGTTAACTTCTTTGCATCGCTGGATCTGCCTGCGTTCCTTATATCTAACAACACCAAACTCGCCAACCTGGTGATTAAAGTGGTGGAGGAGAACATGCAGGAACTACCGGGCAAAGAGCGCCTGATCAACCTGTACACAGAGCAGATCGTGGTGGAGATTGTTCGCCACATCCTGAAGAACAGAATGTTTGTGGAGCAGCTGGCAACGAACAGCACGTACTTTAAAGATCCTCGCCTGATTGACCTGTTCAACTACATCAAGGAGAACCTGGGTGGCGACCTGTCGAACAAAGTGCTTTCTAACGTGGCCAATGTGTCGGAGGATTATGTAGGCCAGTACTTTAAAATGCTGACCGGTATTAACCCGCAGGACTACATTGAGTACCAGCGTATGGAGCGTGCTGTGTTCCTGCTGCGCACTACCAAGAAAAGCATCCGCGAGATCGGTAAAGAGGTAGGTTACAAAGACACGGCTTACTTCTGCCGCCGCTTTAAGATGATGTTTGGTATACCTGCCGGTAAGATGCGCCGTCGCGAATCAGCGATGAACATCTAA
- a CDS encoding phosphoglycerol geranylgeranyltransferase gives MPFNSHSPRQSFNAGRKHFAVLLDPDNLTEASCLNLIALSETHPVDFFFVGGSLITSQNQAGIIALLKKHSNVPVILFPSSSQHIDTQADGILLLSLISGRNAEFLIGHHVISAPILKASQLQVYPTGYMLVDTGRQTTASYMSGTTPIPYDKPAIAACTAMAGELLGLRYIYLDGGSGAMKPVSAEMIAAVREAVELPIIIGGGIDTAGKAAAALEAGADLIVIGNHIEKNPGFLAEVSSLVASYNVALDVHR, from the coding sequence ATGCCATTTAACAGCCATAGCCCAAGACAATCATTTAACGCAGGCAGGAAGCACTTTGCCGTGCTGCTCGACCCAGACAACCTGACAGAGGCTTCCTGCCTGAACCTTATCGCCCTGAGTGAGACCCACCCTGTGGATTTTTTCTTCGTTGGCGGCAGCCTCATCACCTCCCAGAACCAGGCGGGCATCATCGCCCTCCTGAAAAAGCACAGCAACGTTCCGGTTATACTTTTCCCGAGCAGCAGCCAACACATCGACACGCAGGCTGACGGCATCCTGCTGCTCTCGCTCATCTCGGGCCGCAACGCCGAATTCCTGATCGGCCATCACGTGATCTCGGCACCCATTCTTAAAGCCAGCCAGTTACAGGTATACCCTACCGGTTATATGCTGGTCGACACCGGCCGGCAGACCACTGCCTCGTACATGAGCGGCACCACACCCATCCCTTACGACAAACCGGCCATTGCCGCCTGCACCGCCATGGCTGGCGAACTGCTCGGGCTACGGTATATCTACCTGGACGGGGGCAGCGGAGCCATGAAGCCCGTTTCTGCCGAGATGATCGCAGCCGTGCGCGAAGCCGTGGAACTCCCCATCATCATCGGCGGCGGAATCGACACCGCCGGAAAGGCAGCGGCGGCCCTGGAGGCGGGCGCCGACCTGATCGTGATTGGTAACCACATAGAAAAAAACCCCGGCTTTCTGGCCGAGGTTTCTTCTCTTGTAGCTTCGTATAACGTTGCCTTAGATGTTCATCGCTGA
- a CDS encoding phage holin family protein codes for MALQQEDNGTRERNPHLMENLMGYVDTRIDIIRLEIQEKLKAALVGTMHGVLLGVIAFMVLIFLNIFLGLLLNHLLDSSFWGFGIVALFYIILLVILVVGLDKKVFQDVADKAFDNTIYKSDKREKHI; via the coding sequence ATGGCTCTACAACAAGAAGATAACGGAACCCGCGAGCGGAACCCCCACCTCATGGAGAACCTGATGGGGTACGTGGATACCCGCATAGACATTATACGTCTGGAGATACAGGAAAAGCTAAAGGCCGCCCTTGTAGGCACCATGCACGGCGTCCTGCTGGGGGTTATCGCCTTCATGGTTCTTATCTTTTTAAACATTTTCCTGGGCCTGCTGCTCAATCACCTCCTCGACAGCTCTTTCTGGGGCTTTGGCATTGTGGCGCTCTTCTACATCATACTTTTGGTTATACTTGTAGTGGGGCTGGATAAAAAAGTGTTCCAGGATGTGGCTGATAAGGCTTTTGATAACACCATCTATAAATCAGACAAACGAGAAAAACATATATGA